The following proteins are encoded in a genomic region of Primulina huaijiensis isolate GDHJ02 chromosome 3, ASM1229523v2, whole genome shotgun sequence:
- the LOC140973718 gene encoding ubiquitin domain-containing protein DSK2b-like isoform X3 has product MGESSVCASGGEEVNVNIRCSNGTKFSVQTTLQSTVGEFKAVLAQNCDVPAEQQRLIHKGRILKDDQTLLIYGLQADHTVHMVRGSAPSAAPNSAAPAASESTNSTAGVPPAPSSRSSGIADAGATFFPGVDLGALSGSGVSRLFGTGLPEFEQVQQQLTQNPNMMREIINSPAIQSLMNNPEIMRSLIMSNPQMREIIDRNPELAHILNDPGVLRQTLEAARNPELVREMMRNTDRAMSNIEASPEGFNMLRRMYENVQEPFLNATTMDAGAGADVGSNPFAALLRNQDATQTREVSNSANTETEMASGTTVPNVNPLPNPWSNSGNSQTNNTPRSNPTDDARLPSIPGLGGLGVPELERMGMPDSSAFGRLLQNPAMAQMMQSFLSNPQYLDQILNLNPQLRSVLDVNPQLREMMQNPEIVRELTSPETMQTFFLPANDGFSATTLST; this is encoded by the exons ATGGGCGAGTCGAGCGTCTGCGCCAGCGGAGGTGAAGAGGTCAATGTAAACATACGATGCTCCAACGGCACTAAGTTTTCAGTGCAAACCACTCTACAGTCCACAGTGGGGGAATTCAAAGCTGTATTAGCGCAGAACTGCGATGTGCCAGCTGAACAGCAGCGTTTGATTCACAAAGGTCGGATCTTGAAAGACGACCAAACCCTCCTCATATACG GTTTGCAGGCTGATCACACAGTTCATATGGTTCGTGGTTCTGCACCATCTGCAGCACCAAACTCTGCTGCTCCAGCTGCTTCTGAGAGCACCAACAGTACTGCTGGTGTTCCACCTGCTCCCAGTAGTAGGAGCTCTGGGATTGCTGATGCAGGTGCTACGTTCTTCCCCGGGGTTGATCTGGGGGCACTTAGTGGCTCTGGGGTGTCTAGATTATTTGGAACTGGACTCCCTGAGTTTGAACAGGTGCAGCAACAACTTACTCAGAACCCTAACATGATGAGAGAGATAATTAACTCCCCTGCAATTCAAAGCCTGATGAACAACCCTGAAATAATGCGCAGCTTAATCATGAGTAACCCTCAAATGCGTGAGATCATTGACCGGAATCCTGAACTTGCTCATATTCTGAACGATCCCGGAGTCCTTAGACAAACCCTGGAAGCAGCACGGAATCCTGAGTTAGTGCGTGAGATGATGCGGAACACTGACAGGGCCATGAGTAACATTGAAGCTTCTCCCGAAGGATTTAATATGCTTAGACGCATGTATGAGAATGTCCAAGAACCCTTCTTGAATGCAACAACAATGGATGCTGGCGCTGGCGCTGATGTAGGATCAAACCCATTTGCTGCCCTCTTGCGGAATCAGGATGCCACTCAAACCAGAGAAGTATCTAATTCTGCAAACACCGAAACTGAAATGGCCTCGGGAACCACGGTCCCGAATGTAAATCCACTTCCCAACCCGTGGAGTAATTCCG GAAATTCTCAGACAAATAATACTCCAAGATCTAATCCAACTGATGATGCGAGACTACCATCTATTCCTGGGTTAGGAGGGCTCGGTGTTCCTGAATTGGAGCGAATGGGCATGCCAGATTCCTCAGCATTCGGTCGGTTATTGCAGAACCCAGCCATGGCACAGATGATGCAGAGTTTTCTTTCTAATCCTCAATACTTGGATCAA ATCCTGAACTTAAATCCTCAACTTCGCTCTGTACTTGATGTGAACCCTCAGTTAAGAGAAATGATGCAAAACCCTGAAATTGTACGCGAACTGACCTCACCTGAAACGATGCAG ACATTTTTTTTGCCAGCAAATGATGGCTTTTCAGCAACAACTCTCTCAACTTAG